The following proteins are encoded in a genomic region of Ornithodoros turicata isolate Travis chromosome 6, ASM3712646v1, whole genome shotgun sequence:
- the LOC135397273 gene encoding glucose-6-phosphatase 3-like: MDSWYVAGANLIRHLQDVCEGYDNFFALVSVVADPAKYYVWAFPVAFALDTNLGLRVLLATACSECLNTNLKWILREHRPFWWVKLFSKDGIELRQTHQSCETGPGSPSGHVMVSIAVLYIVIVYALRKLKDRKSKGRFCAAVWPTYFAFMMTVCASRAFIAAHFPHQCLLGAVCGVANGYIFSRIEVETWSPRHYLACSAVVTATTLTVFTLMSAIGPDPNETVNYALQACNDPKYVTVTTNALYGVMRQIASPLGLWFALRMPDCKSVLEGASKMPWTGKLLAGGAGLAAGKILLSVPMPSKTVVVYAAAVMQYFFFTFTVAYGIPYFMSRWRARVEKAKSS, from the coding sequence ATGGACTCGTGGTATGTCGCAGGAGCGAATCTCATCAGACATCTTCAAGACGTCTGCGAAGGCTACGACAATTTTTTCGCACTGGTCTCCGTCGTCGCCGATCCAGCCAAATACTACGTGTGGGCATTTCCCGTCGCCTTTGCATTGGACACGAACTTGGGTCTTCGTGTCCTCCTCGCAACCGCGTGCTCCGAATGTCTGAACACCAATTTAAAATGGATTCTCCGCGAGCACCGGCCTTTCTGGTGGGTGAAACTCTTCTCCAAGGACGGCATCGAACTCCGACAGACGCACCAGTCCTGCGAAACCGGACCGGGTTCACCCTCCGGACACGTCATGGTATCCATCGCCGTGCTGTACATCGTCATAGTGTACGCGCTGCGTAAACTGAAGGACCGCAAATCTAAAGGGCGATTCTGCGCCGCCGTTTGGCCAACGTACTTCGCGTTTATGATGACCGTTTGCGCTTCTAGAGCCTTCATCGCAGCTCACTTCCCGCACCAATGCCTCTTGGGAGCGGTCTGCGGCGTTGCCAATGGATACATCTTCTCCAGGATCGAAGTAGAGACGTGGTCTCCCAGACACTACCTGGCTTGCAGTGCCGTGGTGACAGCGACTACCCTGACGGTGTTCACACTGATGAGCGCCATCGGCCCGGACCCCAACGAAACGGTGAACTACGCCCTGCAGGCCTGCAACGACCCGAAGTACGTGACGGTCACGACGAACGCGTTGTACGGCGTCATGCGGCAGATCGCTTCTCCGCTGGGGCTGTGGTTCGCGCTGCGAATGCCGGACTGCAAGTCCGTCCTGGAAGGGGCGAGCAAGATGCCCTGGACAGGAAAGCTCCTCGCCGGCGGAGCGGGTCTGGCGGCTGGAAAAATCCTCCTGTCCGTGCCGATGCCGTCGAAGACCGTCGTGGTGTACGCCGCGGCCGTGATGCAGTATTTCTTCTTCACGTTCACGGTGGCCTACGGAATTCCGTACTTCATGAGCAGGTGGAGGGCGCGCGTCGAGAAGGCAAAAAGTTCGTAA